A region of the Anolis carolinensis isolate JA03-04 chromosome 1, rAnoCar3.1.pri, whole genome shotgun sequence genome:
tgactggcagggacgagagacagggccttctcagtggtggtccctcagatgtggaactcactccctaaggagattagatcagccccctccctcctgattttccataaaaaagtgaagacatggctttgtgaccaagcctttggagaactggtgTAATAAATAGATACAAAAAGATGTGTAATGACTATTGGAATGGACCGGACTATGTTTGTGGATCAAGTGATTAAttgtgttaaggtaaaggtttcccctgacgttaagtccagtcgtgtccgactctgggggttgatgctcatctgcatttctaagctgaagagccagcgttgtccgtagacatggtcatgtggctagcatgactgcatggaacgccgttaccttcccaccggagcggtacctattgatctactcacatttgcatgttttcaaactgctaggttggcagaagctggagctaactgcgggtgctcactccgctccccggatttgaacctgggacctttcggtttacaagttcagcagctcagcactttaacacactgagccaccagaggctccggtCCATGTTTGTGGATCAAGTGATTAATTGTATTAGTATTGCtctaaatgttttttaattgttttaattgcattttatatctgtattttaaatgtttttttaattatacactgtttttaaaggcattgaataattgccttcggggttgagaaaggcaggatacaaatgttataaataaataaatgtccatgTTATACAGGACTCAGATATTGCTTCTCTGTATAAATGAGCCCGAGAAACTCATCTGGGTTAGATGAGGAGGAATGAGCAGACATTGGTGAACAAGAAAAAACAACATGAAAGAGACTTCCATTTAGATTACTTTTTCCTCTCTTATCTGAAGCATTAAAGCCCTTGGATTGCAGAAGGCTGAGACTGATTCTATCCCCAATAGGAATACTCTGCTGTCTGATAACACATCGCAGACAACACTGTGTTTTCTAAAATTAAAGCCTATGTTCATACTTCCTCTCCCCCTCCTGATTTCAAGGATTCATCTCTACTTAAATCAGAATGAGACTTGCGTAGGAAAGATGTAAAAATAGCACAAAAGTACACACCCAGGATCCTGAGGCAATGGAATTTCTCAACTCCCCTCTTATTTATGACCCAGTTTCTGCTGTCCTCACAGGTGCTCTGCCACCCAGACTAGGCGATTCATCTCTTAAGGATCCAAATGAGAAGATGACAGATGTAGCTCTTAAATGCTCCTATTAGAGCCTCAGCCCTCTCTATCCCATTCAGGCATCTATATTTACCCTGATATCAAGATGAGCCATGCTCTGGATTCAGGATATTTTTACCAACCGTGATTTAGATCCAAAATCCCTGTATAGGTAAATGTCATGTCTAAAGATCTGTAACCTCTTAGCTATCATAGCAGATAGTACTAGAGACTCATGATTGTTTTTAGCACGCTCTATCTCTGCGTCCATAATAGCAAGAAAATCAGTGTGGCTTAGGCACTGGAATTGTGACATACAATACAGAGCAAATCTAGCCTCAGTCCACTTCATTGGTAATTTGCCCTTTGGGGAGGTGATCTTAAACACAACCTCATAGAAACCAAACATAAGAGGAAGTCCCCTCAATCAGGAAGTTCACCACcaagcaataaaaacatcagATAGGAGGAAGCCTATCTGCCCATCAGTGACAAAAAGGCCTCTACTTCAGATGGATGAGGCTACCTGCCCACCAAACAGGAGTAAGGCTATCTGCCTTCATAATTGCCTGGAAAGCTTCTGCATCTGTGGTCACTAGACACTTTAAACTATTCAAATTTGTCTCAACCAAAGCCTCATTTGGTAGAAGAGTACCACATTAAAACAAGGAGTTCTACATTAAAATTAACTATCTCCCACCTCCCACATTATTGCGCATGTCTGCTTGGATAGATCCCAGTAATTGGAAAGGCTCCTTCTGTTTTGGTTGAGAAACGTCCATTGCAGAACTTATGAAGGCTCATTCTTAGCAAGGAGAAGGAACCATCAACTTCTCACTAGGTGGCAAGACCTTGCCCTTTGTGGACATAGAGTCTTATATTCTTTCCTGTATCTCAGCTTGTGAAGAAACTGAAGTGGAATGAAATGAGGACCTATAAAGACTCATCTTAAGTAAAGCAATATCTTACATATCCTTGGCAGCAACAGGAATTAAACATGAATGAAGGGCTCCTTGGTAAGAATGGACCTTCACAGTAAGAGCTGTCTTAGTCTTAAACGACTATCTGTCATCAGtaaaggactggatgagggccaacaaattgaagatTAATttagacaagacaaacatagtttTGGTCAGTAGAATGGAGATTCAGCCCGTGCTGCATGTGGTTACACTCCCTCAAAGACACAGGTTCATAATTTTGGTCCTGAGCCTGGAAGGTTAGATCCTGGTAGTGGCAAGGAGTTTCTTTGCACAGTTAAGACATACACCAGCTGCACATGCTCCTTGAGttgtcagatctggccatggttctATAAAACTTAGTTACATGctctttggattactgtaacatgctctatgtgggattgcctttgaagagtgttcagagaatgatccaaagagctgcagccaaatTGTTGAACTGGAGCTGGCTACAGGAAGCACACAACTCCCTCTTTActttagctccactggctgccagtccatttccaggcacaattcagagtgctgatGATGGCCTGTAAAGGCCTATATGGctgggtccaggttatttgaaggaccatacCAACCTTTTATGAGCCATCAGAGCTCTATGATAAAattgagaggcccttctctctgtcttCCCACCTTTTCAGATTCATTTGGGATACGCCCAGACATTGTCCATCCTTCCTTAAGGCAGCCAGGATGGCTCCAtccttgttttccttttctaGCAAGTTACAATGTTCTTTTCCCATCAGCCTTTTACAAATGCTTTTAATGGTGTGCCATTCCCTTTTATGGTTTGTATATTGCCTTGTAGTGATTCTAGGTTGTAATCCATCTTGAGTCCCATTATTTGGAGGAAGCTGAGGTATAAAtgagtgttgttgttgtattcTTAGAACTACTGAGAAGACCTTGTTGCATGTTCTCACCAGAAATATCTGTGAGGATGGTGGGCTTCTATACACATGTTCCAGAGGCTTGAATGGCAAGTTGAATGTATGCTTTGTCTGGATCTCCTAAAGATAGATTACAAATTGGCTAACTGCAAGAcagtttcaaaatgaaaataatgtattattgcaggggggggggggggagagaatgcaTTACAAGTAAGGGGAGTTAAATCAACATCTAGCATGTGTGTTTGGAGCTATACTACTTTGACTGCAGTGTGAAAGGCAATGAAATGGGACACAATAGAAATCCTCCCTTGTGTGTGagttaacattttattttccGTTAGATCAATTAGTGAaccactttgtttttctttctttctttcagcagTGCTCACAGTTAAATCCTACTATGCCAGATTGCCATAGGTCtggtttccatttcttttctgtgTTCTTCATCTCTTGAATATTTGCAGAGGATCCACCACTTTGGCCTATAGCATGGCAGCCCTTATGGACAGTGGTTGCTAGTAATTTTTAGATGTAGCACATGGTGTGTCAAGGAATCTTGTATATCCCCATTCTCTCAGCCCTCAAAGATGCTATTTCTCCTAATTTGGGAGAGTGGCAATGATAATTGAAACCATTCCAAGATTCATAAGTGTTTTAGAGACATCCAACATGGTGGTCTCATTTTTCCATTAGGACTCTTTCATGCAGCACAGAACATGAATTTGTGTATGTTTCTCAGTATACGTGATACTCCAAAATGATTTGCATGTGCAAAAGTGATTCTGGTCAGTTAAAATGAGAATTCACTGCATGTGCTTACACACTTTATAGCTGCCCTAAATGTTCAGTTATGCCCTCATTTGCTCTTTGAGGGTTGTTTTATATACTGATGCTTTGCTTTCCTGTTTGTGTGCTTTCTTAAGTTTGCTGGAGTAATTTAGGCCAACTGTGTAGCTTTGTGTCTTGTTTCTTAATTGTGTATGGCACCAATCCAGCATCCAGTTGTGTCCATGAATTTTATGGGGAGTGGTTTCCTGCTCCCACATGTAGCCCccattctctccttctctcttctgTTCCCAGATCTCCACACTGATTGAAAATGGTCTGGCAGGTTTTTCAGCCCTCTATTGAAGGCATACAGAGGATGTGTGAAAATGAGTGCCTGCCTCCTCAGAGATGCACGGACTGTGTTTATCTGAAGGAGCtagatatgtttagcttgcagaaaagGCAAAGAGGGGGACATGACGGCcatatttaaatgtttgaaaggatatcacattgttgagagggcaagcttgtttttctgctgctctggagactaggatacggagccatggattcaaattgcaggaaaaaaaattccaCCTAACATTAGAAAGATGGATGCAGGACTTCTTGGCtgtaagaactgtttggcagtgggatatgctgccttggagtgtagtagagtctctgaagatttttaagcagaggctggatggccagctgTCTGGAATGCATTGATTGGATATGCCTGCATAGCTGgaggttggaatagatggcccttgtggtctcttccagccctgtGATGAATGCAAAAACCTAGCTGAATCCTGGCCTTGGTCTATATAATGGTTGTGGTAAACAATTGTATATTATTTAAACAATCTTACTTAAACCCCACAAGACAACCTGATGCCAGTTTTTAGTGGAACAATTATAGTGTAGATTTTATTGATTGAAAATATGTGAATTGATGTAAATACTTACCAGAATATGACATGCATATGCAGTATGGCCTTCATATCTGTGGGAAATAGTTTTCTGAACTTACTAATGAAACTGAATTCAGTGGGTGATAGAGTGAACCCTACTAAAATGATGAATTTCCACCAGAAGATCCTACAATATTGCCCTAAGGGAGCTTTCAAATTCCTAGAGTGGTGTGCTCTCTGGGAATTTGTTAGGTCCTGCAAGGCAACCCAAACTTGAAAGGGAACGTACCCTGAATTGTCTCAAAGACCTAGAATACTTGGTAGAGATTACATATTTTGTCGGATGCAAGTAGGTAAAACACTGGGAACCAGTCCTGTGGGTAGGGGCTATACAGTAATTATAAGAAATCCTAAGAGTTAATTCCTTGCTCCTGGAAAGTTAGTTGCTGTGCAAAATTTAGACACAGCATTAAAAATTTATGCATACAAAGAAATAGTTTGCATTGCTCTTAATGAATTTGTGGAATGTGATTCCACATATCTGtgtccaggaaggaaggaaggaaggtgtagAGCACTTGGACAAAACAGAGAAGGGATTTCATTCAGTAATGTGCATTTGTGGTGTTGCTACACAACATCATGTTCTGTCCCTGAAAGTGATGCATTGGGCAGGCCAAGCTTAGCATGTAAGCTCAGTGGCCTTGGCCGACTGACAAAGAAATGATTGACAACTTCCTGTTCACAAAGTAAAAAGGGAATCGCCTTGCGACCTGCAATGCAAGACATTAGCAATACTGTGATTGAATCCATAGAGGGATCTGGAGTTACTCTCTGAAATTGTTCCTGGCTTCTTTATAATTTCCTTAAACTATTTAGATACATTCAGATCTGATTTTGAGCTGTTCGCTGTCCCAATTCACAGGGGAGATGTGCTTGAAATCCCAGAAGTACAGTATATAACATTTTATTAACATGCTTTAAGtccttttcccctcctcctcctcctccttttccccccATTGCAATTGAAACAAGAAGGCAATTAGTCAGCTGGAGACATGCAACAGACAAACTAGAGGAATAACGAAATGGAGGTCTAGCTAAGAACAGAGTAACAGCTTCTTACAATCCTGGCTACCTCCCAGCTCTAGGAGCCTGACCTTCTAGTAGTAGGCTTGCTTTCCTGTTTCATTTACTAATTAGTTTTCCTACAGAGGGAAGTACTTTTTCCATAGGTAAGCTGCTGGACAGTGAAAGAGTCTTGGGGAAAAGATGTTCTGGCCCATGTTGACCAGACTTCCCCAGTCTCTTGCTCTCCTGGTGCATTGACTGGTGTTGAATGAGCtggaacaaaaaaaccaaaagacAGGAATGAGCAATCATTGCCATAAAATCCACCCTTAATGTTGCTGCCAACACTTTTGGATTTCTTGGGGAGGCATAAGTAAAATTTTGCTTTAAGCAAGCTGCCCACTTCCTGTTTGCCATGCTTACAAAAAGAGTTCAGCATCCCAAAACTCCATTCTAGTTGCAGGGAATGCTCATCTTGTTTTAAAGAGAGAGTAACATTGTTTTGCCTTCACTGCAGCTCTAAGTGAGGGAGCAGTGGGGACAATTGGAAACAGCCAAAGTGGTGAGGATAATTGTAGACTACAGGCCCACACCTCTGTTAGTCATTCTAGACAGGTGCACTAGCTGCATCAATCTAGAGTAACTGTGATCCAAAATGGAGAGATGGGACTCTTAAAGCAAGATGGAATAACAACCTTGAAAAAGGAGAAGACTGTTCTCTGGAAACagactcccttctctctctctctctgaagccTCCTTTTCCATTCCCCACCCTGAAAGACTAAGATGACAGGTGAAGCATTTGCATTTGTTTGAAATTAGAAGCATTTAAGTGCAAAATTTGTGTTGAAATATATTGTGTAGATCAACATGCCCCacattcagactttgctatttaCAGCTTTTTAAATTCCTCCCGACTTCAGCTGCGCATTCATGAGCTTATGCTTAAGAGTTAAAAGAAAGGATATTGCAGGCAGAGACTTCTCAGAGCAGACAAACGATATTTTAAGAAGTCAGATGGGGTCACTTATTTGTAGTTATGACTGTCCACCCTTATTTTAGATGGAATCTTTCACCAAAATAGAACTCTCAACAGCTGATGCAActaaaactttcaaaatatttttacaaaatatgtccaactttgtataaaagtattaaaacatttatacatGTCAAGTTTCTTCTTTTGCAGAAGACAGCAAAGTGGCATATAAGAACTAAATGAATCTATGTTGAAAATGCTAGATTGTCCTATAAAAACTGAGTCCTTCCCAGATccgtcccgaggtaattttcgggagtaggcgacCGGAATTTTGGTGCTCCTcctgaattttggtgccccccccaaacaaattgccGATAAATACCGGCGGTGGGGCAGCGGCAGAAGGTCcagccctcctgctctccctcgctgtccgAGGACTCCTCGCCCGCCACCCACCCGTCTATGGGCCTGTGCGTgtgtgcaggccttccaatcgaccgcacggttgattggaaggcctgtgcacacgcacaggcccatcgaccaAAAAGCATGGTTTTTGGGCCTGTGCgagtgcgcaggccttccaatcgactgcgcagtcgattggaaggcctgcgcacacgcacaggcccatcgacgggCGGACGGTGGGCGAGGAGTCCTCGGACaacgagggagagcaggagggcagcCGTATggatgggtggctgggccttctgccgccgccgccgcctcaacAGCACCCCCGCATGGTCTGCGCCACAGGCGACCGCCTAAAtcccctcattgttggaccgcctctggtcctTCCCTAACCATAAGCCAAGCCAAAGGTAGTTTTCAAAAATGTGGGCCATGCAACACTGTATTAATGGGATAGAGTTTACCTGCAGGAGATCAGGATTTTGTCTCAGAACTTCAGAAACAGCACTTGTATAATTAACTTCACTTTTCTCATTTGTTACTAACAGAATGCTACAGACAGCTCTTCTAATTCTTCTCAGAAGAGAGAACAGCCTTTGCGAACATTAGCCTCACCTCCATCCTGTGAACATCACAGAATTTGCACGCGTGGTCATATTCATGACCAGTTTAGTCCTGACCACTACCATCTAGAACAAGTGagtcttcctccttctcccccttTTTGTTCtacttcccattttcagagtgggaatcctatttattttttaaatgtcctTAGGCTTTCCAGAAGTCAAGCATTATCAGTATAGTTATATGAATTTCTATCAGgagtgatcatagaatcatagagttggaagagacctcacgggccatccagtccaaccccctgccaagaagcaggaaaaacacattcaaagcacccccgacaggtggccaacaagcctctgcttaaaagtctccaaaaaatgatgatgataaggacCCTCAACTACCATGGATGGCATTGATGTGGCTGGTCTTCAGAAAACAAAACCAGACTATTCCTGTTAGGTTGCTGTACACAAGTAGCCAAATATTTATCCAACGTGATGACTTCATGTTAGGGAGAGAGTTCATACATGAGAGTGAGTAGCTCCCCAATACCACCAAAGTACACTGCTTCCTTGACGTTTATAGGGTTTGTATTATATGAAGAAACATAATCATTGAACTGCCTGTACCAGAATTTACTGgtacgccaacgccttaaatcaagaaacagttttctaagatctacagagatactcgcaggaacaccacagcaagtgagagtccaaaagtgaaaGGCTAGAATCcgaaaccaagtttttaacttggtGTTTTTAAGTGCATTACAACTATACCCTCGatttcgcttctgatacgatagataaataaataaccagaacTTACTGAGAATTTTAGCTGCTCCGTTCATGGGAATAGTTATTAGCAGTATCCATGTACAGGGCAATTCCCATTGGGTTTTCTCTGGATACAGCTGAAAGTTTCTGGAGAGACTGAGGAATATGGGTTATATGTATGAATCAGCCCCTGAGGTACTTTGGATCTGCTATTCTTTACTGAGTAGATTTGCAGCTACATGTGTCATAACTTATCCCTTCAATTATTTAAAGTAAAAAATAGAAATGGGCAGAGTCTTCTATTAGGGACATTAGAGTAATAGCAAAAATGACACCATGGGCATCAGGTTTCACATTGTCCAGAATTCTTCATTAGGAAAATTGGAAAATATGATAAAGAACAAAAAGTCTAAAAACGAGTGGATGGACCATTCTAAAACACATGTTATATTATgtattgttatgttatgttatatttattataacaatatacTTGTTGAAATAACGTGAGCTTTTTGTCATTCTCCTTCAATAGTCAATCTCACGGCCATATCGGCATGTCAGCTTcccagatgatgatgaagaaataGTTCGGATTAATCCACGGGAAAAGATCTGGGTGACTGGTTATGAGGACTACCGCCACACCCCTATGCGAGGAAAGTACATTGATCCGGATGATGGGGACTCCTATGTGCGGTTTGCCAAAACTGAAGCCTCCAAACACGATTACAATTACCCCTATGTAGGCAACTCTGACTTTGAGCCCAGTGAAGACATTAAGGGTGCAGTGATAAAGACTCAGCCTGCCAGGTGCAAATCACGGCGGCGGAAGGAGGATGGGGAGAGATCGCGGTGCGTCTATTGTAGGGACATCTTCAATCACGAAGAGAACCGGAGGGGTCAGTGCCAAGACGCCCCAGATCGGGTGAGAAGCTGCATCCGCCGAGTCAGCTGTATGTGGTGCGCAGACAGTATGCTCTATCACTGTATGTCTGATCCGGAAGGAGACTATACAGACCCTTGTTCTTGCGACACCAGTGATGAAAAGTTTTGCCTCCGGTGGTTGGCCCTTATCGCATTGTCCTTTATCGCTCCTTGTATGTGCTGTTACTTGCCCCTCCGGGCTTGTTATCACTGTGGGGTCATGTGCAGGTGCTGTGGTGGGAAACACAAGGCAGCCGGATGACAATCCTTCAAGCTCCATTGAAGAACTTGGCCTTTTCTCCTTTGCCCTAAGGAGCATCTTGGTCTGGAGCATTCTCAGATTTTGCATACATCCCTGACACAGCCTGGGAGGGAGTCTGCCAACATCCAGAAACCAGTTGGGTGGCTGATACTTTTCCCCCTCCCATGTGGCTGCTATGCATTGATTACTCACTGAATTTTAACAGACTAATGTGCAGCATAGACTTTTGTATTATTGATCTGTAATCAACCAGAATGTCTTGTACATGTTTAtaccttccttccctctcctgcCCACCGAGACACGAATGGTTGACTATGGTGGACTTCAGGACATCTCACAGTGATCCCTGTATTTAGCAAACTATTCGTGCATGTGAAAGTATGGTATAATGGAGCGAAATCCCATTTTTGAGTGTGTGCAATTTGCAGCCAGTTAGAGAGGGAGAGTGATTGTGTGTGTGGTAGAACATGTGTGCGTGTGTCTACAGAAGATATGCTAGTAAGAAATGTGTACCATGACACAGTATTGCTGACAATCTCTATTGAAAGAATTCATGCAGACTGCAGTTTCTTGAGTGTCTGCCAATTATCTTGACAGTTGTTTTGAGTGGTTTTCTGTTCGTCAAATATTTGAGTGGAATGTAGGAAACAAGCCTTAGTATCATATATAATATTTGAGGATCTGAGAAGTCTCAGATCAGTTTTACACAAGAAGGGAAATTTTCAATAAGTGTCTTTTCTATTCC
Encoded here:
- the spred2 gene encoding sprouty-related, EVH1 domain-containing protein 2 isoform X1 codes for the protein MSRCQEEKMTEDNHPDDDSYIVRVKAVVMTRDDSSGGWLPQEGGGLSRVGVCKVMCPEGNGRSGFLIHGERQKDKLVVLECYVKKDLVYTKANPTFHHWKVDNRKFGLTFLSPADARAFDRGVRKAIEDLMEGSTTSSSTIHNETEVGDDDVFTNATDSSSNSSQKREQPLRTLASPPSCEHHRICTRGHIHDQFSPDHYHLEQSISRPYRHVSFPDDDEEIVRINPREKIWVTGYEDYRHTPMRGKYIDPDDGDSYVRFAKTEASKHDYNYPYVGNSDFEPSEDIKGAVIKTQPARCKSRRRKEDGERSRCVYCRDIFNHEENRRGQCQDAPDRVRSCIRRVSCMWCADSMLYHCMSDPEGDYTDPCSCDTSDEKFCLRWLALIALSFIAPCMCCYLPLRACYHCGVMCRCCGGKHKAAG
- the spred2 gene encoding sprouty-related, EVH1 domain-containing protein 2 isoform X2 is translated as MASVGSDSYIVRVKAVVMTRDDSSGGWLPQEGGGLSRVGVCKVMCPEGNGRSGFLIHGERQKDKLVVLECYVKKDLVYTKANPTFHHWKVDNRKFGLTFLSPADARAFDRGVRKAIEDLMEGSTTSSSTIHNETEVGDDDVFTNATDSSSNSSQKREQPLRTLASPPSCEHHRICTRGHIHDQFSPDHYHLEQSISRPYRHVSFPDDDEEIVRINPREKIWVTGYEDYRHTPMRGKYIDPDDGDSYVRFAKTEASKHDYNYPYVGNSDFEPSEDIKGAVIKTQPARCKSRRRKEDGERSRCVYCRDIFNHEENRRGQCQDAPDRVRSCIRRVSCMWCADSMLYHCMSDPEGDYTDPCSCDTSDEKFCLRWLALIALSFIAPCMCCYLPLRACYHCGVMCRCCGGKHKAAG